A window of Macrotis lagotis isolate mMagLag1 chromosome X, bilby.v1.9.chrom.fasta, whole genome shotgun sequence contains these coding sequences:
- the GTF2H3 gene encoding general transcription factor IIH subunit 3 isoform X2 → MVMGNSHLFMNRSNNLAVIASHIQESRFLYPGKNWKFGDLFGDPGNSSTEYNPSGSKDGKYELLTAANDAITEEIKDLMTKSDMEGQRTETLLAGSLAKALCYIHRMSKEVKDNQEMKSRILVIKAAEDSALQYMNFMNVIFAAQKQNIVIDACVLDTDSGLLQQACDITGGIYLKVPQMPSLLQYLLWVFLPDQDQRTQLNLPPPIHVDYRAACFCHRNLIEIGYVCSVCLSIFCNFSPICTTCETAFKISLPPVLKAKKKKLKVSS, encoded by the exons ATGGTGATGGGAAATTCTCACTTATTTATGAATCGTTCCAACAACCTTGCTGTGATAGCAAGTCATATTCAAGAGAG tcgaTTTTTGTATcctggaaagaattggaaatttggaGACTTATTTGGTGATCCTGGTAACAGCTctactgaatataatccttcaggtAGTAAGGATGGAAAATATGAGTTACTAACTGCAGCAAATGACGCAATTACTGAAGAGATTAAAGATCTCATGACCAAAA GTGACATGGAAGGGCAGCGTACAGAAACATTGTTGGCAGGATCTCTTGCAAAAGCACTTTGTT atattcaCAGAATGAGCAAGGAAGTAAAAG ATAACCAAGAAATGAAGTCGAGAATATTG gtCATTAAGGCTGCAGAAGACAGTGCATTGCAATATATGAACTTCATGAATGTCATCTTTGCAGCACAGAAACAG AATATTGTTATTGATGCTTGTGTCTTAGATACTGATTCAGGACTCCTCCAACAG GCTTGTGACATTACAGGGGGCATATACTTGAAGGTTCCCCAGATGCCATCTCTTCTTCAATATTTATTG TGGGTATTTCTTCCTGATCAAGACCAAAGGACTCAGTTAAACCTCCCACCTCCTATTCATGTTGACTACAGAGCTGCTTGCTTCTGCCATAGAAATCTCATTGAAATTGGTTATGTCTGCTCTGTATGTTTGTCAA TTTTCTGCAATTTCAGCCCCATTTGCACCACATGCGA GACAGCTTTTAAGATTTCACTACCTCCTGTTCTGAAAgccaagaagaagaaattaaaagtatctTCCTAG
- the GTF2H3 gene encoding general transcription factor IIH subunit 3 isoform X1, whose protein sequence is MISEDDELNLLVIIVDTNPIWWGKQALKESQFTLSKCIDAVMVMGNSHLFMNRSNNLAVIASHIQESRFLYPGKNWKFGDLFGDPGNSSTEYNPSGSKDGKYELLTAANDAITEEIKDLMTKSDMEGQRTETLLAGSLAKALCYIHRMSKEVKDNQEMKSRILVIKAAEDSALQYMNFMNVIFAAQKQNIVIDACVLDTDSGLLQQACDITGGIYLKVPQMPSLLQYLLWVFLPDQDQRTQLNLPPPIHVDYRAACFCHRNLIEIGYVCSVCLSIFCNFSPICTTCETAFKISLPPVLKAKKKKLKVSS, encoded by the exons ATGATGAATTGAACCTTCTTGTTATCATAGTTGATACAAACCCAATTTGGTGGGGAAAGCAAGCTTTGAAAGAATCTCAG TTCACATTATCAAAATGCATAGATGCTGTTATGGTGATGGGAAATTCTCACTTATTTATGAATCGTTCCAACAACCTTGCTGTGATAGCAAGTCATATTCAAGAGAG tcgaTTTTTGTATcctggaaagaattggaaatttggaGACTTATTTGGTGATCCTGGTAACAGCTctactgaatataatccttcaggtAGTAAGGATGGAAAATATGAGTTACTAACTGCAGCAAATGACGCAATTACTGAAGAGATTAAAGATCTCATGACCAAAA GTGACATGGAAGGGCAGCGTACAGAAACATTGTTGGCAGGATCTCTTGCAAAAGCACTTTGTT atattcaCAGAATGAGCAAGGAAGTAAAAG ATAACCAAGAAATGAAGTCGAGAATATTG gtCATTAAGGCTGCAGAAGACAGTGCATTGCAATATATGAACTTCATGAATGTCATCTTTGCAGCACAGAAACAG AATATTGTTATTGATGCTTGTGTCTTAGATACTGATTCAGGACTCCTCCAACAG GCTTGTGACATTACAGGGGGCATATACTTGAAGGTTCCCCAGATGCCATCTCTTCTTCAATATTTATTG TGGGTATTTCTTCCTGATCAAGACCAAAGGACTCAGTTAAACCTCCCACCTCCTATTCATGTTGACTACAGAGCTGCTTGCTTCTGCCATAGAAATCTCATTGAAATTGGTTATGTCTGCTCTGTATGTTTGTCAA TTTTCTGCAATTTCAGCCCCATTTGCACCACATGCGA GACAGCTTTTAAGATTTCACTACCTCCTGTTCTGAAAgccaagaagaagaaattaaaagtatctTCCTAG